A single Drechmeria coniospora strain ARSEF 6962 chromosome 03, whole genome shotgun sequence DNA region contains:
- a CDS encoding ras-related GTPase, Rho2 subfamily, with amino-acid sequence MSGASPQNVIRRKLVIIGDGACGKTSLLSVFTLGYFPTIPTVFENYVTDCRVDGKSVQLALWDTAGQEDYERLRPLAYAKAHVILIGFSIDTPDSLDNVKHKWIEEAQRLCADVPIILVGLKKDLREDPVAIEDMRKKSLRFVTSHEGEMTAREIGARRYLECSSLSGEGVDDVFEAATRAALLTFEKGEGSGCCVIL; translated from the exons ATGTCAGGCGCGAGTCCTCAGAACGTCATCCGCAG AAAGCTAGTTATCATCGGAGATGGTGCCTGCGGCAAGACGAGTCTGTTAAGTGTATTTACTTTGGGATACTTTCCAACT ATTCCCACAGTCTTCGAAAACTACGTCACCGATTGCAGAGTGGATGGAAAGTCTGTACAGCTGGCTCTCTGGGATACAGCCGGTCAGGAGGACTACGAGAGACTACGACCCCTTGCATACGCCAAAGCGCATGTCATCCTGATAGGATTCTCCATCGATACGCCTGATTCCCTCGACAATGTGAAGCACAAG TGGATTGAAGAGGCACAGCGCCTCTGCGCTGACGTGCCTATTATTCTGGTTGGGCTGAAAAAGGACCTGCGCGAAGACCCAGTTGCGATCGAGGATATGCGTAAAAAGTCTTTGCGATTCGTCACATCCCACGAAGGCGAAATGACGGCTCGCGAAATCGGAGCAAGAAGATATCTGGAGTGTTCCAGTCTGAGCGGCGagggtgtcgacgacgtgtTCGAGGCAGCTACTCGAGCAGCCCTCTTGACGTTTGAGAAAGGCGAGGGTTCAGGCTGCTGCGTCATTCTATGA
- a CDS encoding ADP-ribosylglycohydrolase, giving the protein MARFKLSEQGALALAKTSLHDRIIGCLFGSALGDAIGLYTEFLSAEVSAKSYPERRFVLAPPSEATPFRRDSHRGPHEPGEWTDDTDHALLILLSCLHSNLGLSSPGDLASRLHIWVRYGLRALDTLPLGLGRTVGSIVRTKGYLDDPEGTARQHWTNSKYNAAPNGSLMRTHPLALVCLDKSVDETFQLAADFSVVTHVDPRCIISCAIGTALVRSLVLHEVCREEDIDVLVEQAIAWYAGYRERGLQDTSRGAEPDLDIAELRRHVRVDGLEVLQLDDSMKLGYVYKTLGSGIHLLRLAMRSSDATLSSQATIFERLVTNLIMCGGDADTNACFAGALVGAYVGYSALPTHWRNGLRYGSWLMNKAEGLCQMLGVTEGSYKGSEDKDTAPDGGRPMPTEADMERKVMELQARMAQDGQRRNERSKEDTEKKSKWFRRK; this is encoded by the coding sequence ATGGCACGATTCAAGCTATCGGAGCAAGGCGCGCTCGCTCTCGCCAAGACGAGCCTCCACGACCGTATTATCGGTTGTCTCTTTGGCTCGGCCCTCGGCGATGCCATAGGCCTGTATACCGAGTTTCTCTCGGCCGAGGTGTCGGCCAAGTCGTATCCCGAGCGCAGGTTTGTTCTCGCTCCGCCATCAGAAGCGACGCCATTTCGACGGGATTCTCACCGCGGGCCGCACGAGCCAGGTGAATGGACCGACGATACGGACCACGCGCTGctcatcctcctctcctGCCTTCACAGCAATCTAGGGCTGTCCAGCCCAGGCGACCTGGCATCGCGGCTGCACATCTGGGTTCGGTATGGGCTGCGAGCGCTCGACACTCTGCCCCTCGGCCTAGGGCGAACCGTAGGGTCCATCGTCCGGACGAAAGGGTACCTCGACGATCCCGAGGGCACGGCGAGGCAACACTGGACCAACTCAAAATACAACGCCGCTCCGAATGGGAGTCTGATGCGCACCCACCCGCTGGCGCTCGTCTGTCTCGACAAGAGCGTGGATGAGACCTTTcagctggccgccgactTTTCCGTCGTCACCCACGTCGATCCCCGATGCATCATCTCATGCGCCATCGGCACGGCCCTGGTTCGGAGCCTGGTCCTGCACGAGGTTTGCCGAGAGGAGGACatcgacgtcctcgtcgagcaagCCATCGCTTGGTACGCCGGGTACAGGGAACGTGGGCTGCAGGATACGTCacgcggcgccgagccggaCCTGGATATTGCCGAGTTGCGCCGGCACGTCAGagtcgacgggctcgaggtgctgcagctcgacgactCCATGAAGTTGGGCTACGTGTACAAGACGCTTGGGTCTGGCATTCACCTGCTTAGGCTTGCCATGCGATCCTCGGACGCCACACTCTCTTCCCAGGCGACCATCTTCGAGCGGCTCGTGACGAATCTCATCATGTGCGGTGGGGATGCCGACACAAACGCATGCTTCGCGGGCGCCCTAGTCGGCGCCTACGTCGGCTACAGCGCCTTGCCGACGCATTGGCGAAACGGCCTGCGGTACGGCTCATGGCTGATGAATAAGGCCGAGGGCCTGTGCCAGATGCTGGGCGTCACGGAGGGGAGCTACAAGGGATCAGAGGATAAGGACACGGCGCCGGACGGAGGGAGGCCAATGCCGACAGAGGCAGATATGGAGAGGAAGGTTATGGAGCTGCAGGCACGGATGGCCCAGGACGGGCAGAGGCGGAACGAGAGATCCAAGGAAGACACAGAGAAGAAGAGCAAGTGGTTCAGGCGGAAGTAG
- a CDS encoding Sulfatase domain containing protein translates to MHPTLASLIFAIFSVSVLSTKLLRLYLNAHSFSAVAFVIFLPIFVLPDAVLICSEWLFLRRKNGTLPFMAFAVACLISLITFFAATSQLSFFWQTGGEIEWSDAASFALHGEGRKVLLSGSGTAIVVSGVILAISWTVQTMLYRAVGILLVTVEDHLVSIFRWTLRKLGWEAYAKQGDESFLPLREYVYDSDSDSDDTASERTLPVGGGNLTPDRPMTRRCLVSWGVAIAALVTFVGNVLIFDPDRPYGRVLTTLPLPLLDTFKTKHIACSGSAWPLPELIQRQNWELPEGYFKGWAPGLDNHFARTYRERRPAWLPRPVPSGFSRWDPETRRLMKDNANGSSSPTTTAALHDGSSSTLAHDGRCPEPVVDDPFYNPINDPMKISNLANDLLQPLRETLESVDIKHIALIQMESMREELFPLRHGSDFHRLIMKSHDELDYDATNDLLSRLTVNTEKLTGMAGNFKSRDGQPFTRKSTEWNDTTDAGFGGINIVGAHTTSSVSTKSTAAIHCGIWPMPVDMFEESESQNYQPCIPQILELFNSMKQNSSGSDYRHRQWYPAFFQSVTDRYDRQDVFDSRIGFKHIVTKARIEEDGSKNSGLEEINYFGYPEPVLKRYLRDYIAKATADDQRMFLSHFTSTTHHPWATPKSFKTLDYMGSAHGGLTDSHKDMNKYLNTIRWNDAWLGDLMQMLDDHGIANETLVVLVGDHGQAFSEDFQKTGTYENGHISNFRVPITFRHPHIPRVQHVVNATSISIIPTILDLLISTGSLNKQDTAAASDLIQDFEGQSLIRPYKTTYNGRRAWNFGIVNPGGRMLSVTSADAPWRLVLPLDGKTEYVFSDMGKDPLELDRMLRWSMNSLVSEVRRKYGEGAATWLAEAEPVARWWGMERKRLWQYEEK, encoded by the exons ATGCATCCAACGCTCGCCTCTCTCATTTTCGCCATCTTCTCCGTATCCGTCCTTTCCACAAAGCTCCTTCGCCTGTACCTAAATGCTCactccttctccgccgtcgccttcgtcatCTTCCTACCGATATTCGTCCtgcccgacgccgtcttgATATGTTCTGAGTGGCTATTTCTGCGCCGCAAGAATGGCACCTTGCCGTTCATGGCCTTCGCTGTCGCATGCCTGATCAG CCTAATCACCTTCTTTGCAGCCACCTCCCAGCTGAGCTTCTTTTGGCAGACGGGTGGTGAGATCGAATGGTCCGATGCCGCCTCCTTCGCCCTCCACGGCGAGGGTCGCAAGGTGCTCCTGAGCGGTTCCGGCACCGCAATCGTCGTCAGCGGTGTCATTCTTGCCATTTCCTGGACCGTCCAGACCATGCTCTATCGAGCCGTGGGCATCCTGCTGGTAACCGTTGAGGACCATCTCGTCTCGA TCTTTCGATGGACCCTGCGAAAGCTGGGATGGGAAGCGTATGCCAAGCAAGGCGATGAATCCTTTCTGCCCCTGAGAGAGTATGTGTACGACAGCGATTCCGATTCCGATGATACGGCGAGCGAACGCACACTTCCCGTCGGAGGGGGCAATCTCACTCCGGATCGACCCATGACTCGACGGTGCCTCGTGTCCTGGGGAGTGGCCATCGCCGCACTCGTAACCTTTGTCGGCAATGTTTTGATATTCGACCCCGATCGTCCATATGGTCGCGTTCTCACCACGCTTCCCCTTCCCTTGCTCGACACCTTCAAGACAAAGCACATTGCATGCTCCGGGAGTGCATGGCCGCTCCCAGAACTCATCCAGCGGCAAAATTGGGAGCTGCCTGAGGGGTACTTCAAGGGCTGGGCTCCCGGCCTTGACAATCACTTCGCGCGCACGTATAGGGAGAGGAGGCCAGCTTGGCTACCCCGACCAGTTCCCTCCGGCTTCTCCAGATGGGATCCGGAGACGAGGCGTTTGATGAAGGACAACGCCAACGGCTCATCGTCCCCGACAACCACGGCAGCCCTACACGatggctcctcgtcgacactCGCTCATGATGGCAGGTGTCCCGAACCTGTTGTCGACGATCCCTTTTACAACCCAATCAACGACCCGATGAAGATCAGCAACCTGGCAAACGACCTCCTGCAACCTCTGCGGGAGACACTCGAGTCGGTGGATATAAAACACATTGCCCTCATTCAGATGGAGAGCATGCGTGAGGAACTGTTTCCTCTTCGCCATGGGTCGGATTTTCACCGACTAATCATGAAGTCTCACGACGAGCTGGACTATGACGCCACCAACGATCTGCTATCTCGCCTTACTGTCAACACGGAGAAACTTACCGGCATGGCGGGAAATTTCAAGAGCCGAGACGGCCAGCCGTTTACCCGCAAGTCGACGGAGTGGAACGATACGACTGACGCCGGCTTTGGGGGCATCAACATTGTTGGTGCGCACACGACGAGCAGCGTCTCAACCAAGAGCACGGCCGCCATCCACTGTGGCATCTGGCCCATGCCGGTAGACATGTTTGAAGAGTCCGAGTCGCAGAACTACCAACCCTGCATCCCCCAGATTCTAGAGCTTTTCAACAGCATGAAGCAAAACTCTTCCGGATCCGATTACCGCCATCGTCAGTGGTATCCTGCCTTTTTCCAGTCAGTCACCGACCGCTATGACAGACAGGACGTCTTCGACAGTCGAATCGGCTTCAAGCACATCGTGACAAAGGCTCGTATCGAGGAAGACGGGTCAAAGAATTCTGGCCTCGAAGAAATCAACTATTTTGGATATCCAGAACCGGTTTTGAAGCGATATCTAAGGGACTACATTGCAAAGGCGACAGCTGACGACCAGCGCATGTTCCTATCGCACTTCACCAGCACGACACACCATCCGTGGGCAACGCCCAAGTCGTTCAAGACCTTGGACTACATGGGCTCCGCCCACGGCGGCTTGACGGACTCGCACAAGGATATGAACAAGTACCTTAACACGATACGCTGGAACGATGCCTGGCTGGGCGATTTGATGCAAATGCTTGACGATCATGGTATTGCCAACGAGACCCTGGTTGTACTTGTTGGCGACCATGGCCAAGCCTTTTCTGAGGACTTCCAGAAGACGGGAACGTACGAGAATGGTCACATCAGCAACTTTCGAGTCCCTATTACTTTTCGCCACCCCCACATCCCTCGGGTGCAGCATGTCGTGAACGCGACTTCGATAAGCATTATCCCTACTATTCTCGACCTTCTCATCAGCACCGGCTCGCTCAACAAGCAGGACACGGCGGCCGCTTCGGACCTGATCCAGGACTTTGAGGGTCAGTCCCTCATTCGGCCGTACAAGACAACGTACAACGGCCGTCGGGCCTGGAACTTTGGCATCGTTAACCCGGGCGGCCGGATGCTTTCCGTGACCTCGGCAGATGCACCGTGGCGACTCGTGTTGCCTCTCGACGGAAAGACAGAGTACGTCTTCAGTGACATGGGGAAAGATCCTCTCGAACTGGATCGCATGCTGCGATGGTCCATGAATAGCCTCGTGTCCGAGGTGCGGCGGAAAtacggcgagggcgcggcaACCTGGCTCGCCGAGGCAGAGCCGGTAGCACGGTGGTGGGGGATGGAGCGAAAACGGCTCTGGCAGTACGAGGAGAAGTAA
- a CDS encoding galactokinase yields MSRSSVPIAAALSDIYPVTDAVREGPRWNKLLTRFADIYHHSATFVARSPGRVNIIGEHIDYSLYSVLPMAVTADALLAVSAKPVDDGAASFVIQLANVDDAKFASKEFSLLMDEKVQIDASKFEWTNYFKCGLSGALELLRKKRGHGFKPRSMEVLMDGNIPVGGGLSSSAAFVTASALAVLAAHGEGAVDKKELTELAMVSERAVGVNSGGMDQAASVFSEPGSALFVTFSPGLDARPVRFPATKPELCSVIAQSFVTSNKQVTGPIHYNLRVVEVTLAAAYLNALVNPPGTALPTDGGPLGTSLHAFHETYFHHQRSSDDGAVKHETKEQELQRLITLTRETLTQEEGYTKEEIAQALGQPVSELERRFLASFPVRTERFKLRQRALHVFTEALRVLQFLARLERPSDGGPVDAAVLGHDLGRLMNETQESCRSLFECSCPELDQICTIARAAGAWGSRLTGAGWGGCSVHLVPADKVADVKAALETDYYAGKGLTEEQRERAVVVSRPAGGSALYMVDESLVGQTS; encoded by the exons ATGTCTCGCAGCTCCGTGCCaatcgccgccgctctctcGGACATTTACCCCGTCACCGATGCCGTACGGGAGGGTCCGCGTTGGAACAAGCTGCTCACACGGTTTGCCGACATCTACCACCACTCGGCCACCTTCGTCGCCCGCTCGCCCGGCCGCGTCAACATCATTGGCGAGCATATCGATTATTCCCTTTACTCAGTCCTACCGATGGCCGTGACGGCCGatgccctcctcgccgtgtCCGCCaagcccgtcgacgacggtgccgccagCTTCGTCATCCAACTGGCcaatgtcgacgacgccaagtTTGCGTCCAAAGAGTTTTCCTTGCTCATGGATGAAAAGGTCCAAATTGACGCGAGCAAATTTGAGTGGACAAACTACTTCAAATGTGGCTTGAGCGGCGCCTTGGAGCTTTTGCGAAAGAAAAGGGGCCACGGCTTCAAGCCGCGCAGCATGGAGGTTCTGATGGACGGAAACATCCCCGTCGGAGGCGGCCTGAGCTCGAGCGCCGCGTTCGTGACGGCCAGTGCTCTTGCCGTCCTAGCCGCGCACGGAGaaggcgccgtcgacaagaAGGAGCTGACCGAACTGGCCATGGTGAGCGAGCGCGCCGTTGGCGTCAACTCGGGAGG AATGGACCAAGCAGCGTCCGTATTTTCCGAACCGGGATCGGCACTCTTCGTCACCTTCAGCCCCGGGCTTGACGCTCGACCGGTGCGGTTTCCGGCGACCAAGCCTGAACTGTGCTCCGTCATCGCCCAGAGCTTCGTCACGTCGAACAAGCAAGTGACGGGCCCGATACACTACAACCTACGTGTTGTCGAGGTGacgttggccgccgcctACCTCAACGCACTTGTCAACCCTCCCGGGACGGCACTGCCAACCGATGGCGGGCCGCTGGGCACAAGCCTCCATGCTTTCCACGAAACCTACTTCCACCACCAGAGAAGCtcggacgacggtgccgtcaaGCACGAGACCAAGGAACAGGAGCTTCAAAGGCTCATCACGCTGACACGCGAGACGCTCACTCAGGAGGAGGGGTACACGAAGGAAGAAATTGCGCAAGCGCTAGGGCAGCCTGTTTCGGAGCTCGAGAGGCGCTTCCTGGCAAGTTTCCCGGTACGAACGGAGCGGTTCAAGCTGCGGCAACGAGCGCTCCATGTTTTCACCGAGGCCCTCCGCGTGCTCCAGTTCCTCGCTCGCCTGGAGCGCCCCTCGGACGGCGGCCCGGTCGACGCGGCGGTGCTCGGGCACGATCTCGGTCGGCTGATGAACGAAACTCAAGAATCCTGCAGGAGCCTCTTTGAGTGCAGCTGCCCCGAACTCGATCAGATCTGCACCATCGCGCGGGCCGCGGGCGCGTGGGGCAGCAGACTGACGGGTGCCGGCTGGGGAGGCTGCAGCGTGCACCTGGTACCTGCCGACAAGGTAGCGGATGTCAAGGCCGCCCTGGAGACGGATTATTATGCCGGAAAGGGGCTCACGGAGGAGCAGCGCGAGAGGGCCGTCGTGGTGAGCCGGCCCGCCGGCGGGAGTGCCCTATACATGGTGGACGagagcctcgtcggccagacGAGCTGA